A genomic window from Mesosutterella faecium includes:
- a CDS encoding thioredoxin fold domain-containing protein, whose protein sequence is MQRREFIAAAALAVAAPAAMAAEEKKKVWPKVPLEWYGEGMFNELAEKGSGAVSPGPEGRPAAYIAFDSQCPWCEKLYRATIPLNDRIKFVWCPVAVLNINSEPQGTMILAAADPWKKFVEHEEHFHDKEFRGLPVDQKEVWKLPEKIRAQVWNNSKIVRRNGTRTVPYGVFKTRAGEYRAIYSGMTTEDLKKVCDL, encoded by the coding sequence ATGCAGCGTCGAGAATTCATCGCGGCCGCGGCCCTTGCCGTCGCCGCTCCTGCCGCAATGGCCGCGGAGGAGAAGAAAAAAGTCTGGCCCAAGGTGCCGCTGGAATGGTACGGGGAGGGAATGTTCAACGAGCTGGCTGAAAAAGGCAGCGGCGCTGTCTCTCCGGGCCCCGAAGGGCGTCCCGCAGCCTATATCGCGTTTGATTCCCAGTGCCCCTGGTGCGAAAAGCTCTACCGCGCGACCATCCCCCTCAATGACCGCATCAAGTTCGTCTGGTGCCCTGTGGCGGTTCTCAATATCAATTCGGAGCCCCAGGGCACGATGATTCTCGCCGCCGCCGATCCATGGAAAAAGTTCGTCGAGCACGAGGAGCATTTCCATGACAAGGAATTCAGAGGGCTGCCGGTGGACCAGAAGGAGGTCTGGAAGCTTCCGGAGAAGATCCGCGCGCAGGTTTGGAACAACTCCAAGATCGTCCGCCGCAACGGCACGAGGACGGTTCCTTACGGCGTGTTCAAGACCAGGGCCGGAGAGTACCGCGCCATCTATTCGGGCATGACGACGGAGGACCTGAAGAAGGTCTGCGATCTGTAG
- the pyrF gene encoding orotidine-5'-phosphate decarboxylase: MKFTEMLEQRWRDADSMLCVGLDPNPDRMPASVQGRVGDFCRAIVEATADLVCAFKPQIAYFAAMRALPELEELIAYIHERHPGIPVILDAKRGDIGSTAKAYAREAFEIYGADAVTVSPYMGFDTVEPYLEYEDRGVILLCRTSNPGGRDIEMLQAGGRRVFEHVAAMAAQAWKDHDQLGLVVGATFPEEMAGVRAIAPGMPFLVPGIGAQGGDILAAVRAGLDRNGRGMIINSSRAVIYAGSGPDFAQAARRKAAETRDAIRRARSAVLGTRS; this comes from the coding sequence ATGAAATTCACCGAGATGCTTGAACAGCGCTGGCGCGATGCCGACTCCATGCTCTGCGTGGGGCTGGATCCCAACCCCGACCGCATGCCGGCCTCAGTGCAGGGCCGGGTCGGAGACTTCTGCCGGGCAATCGTCGAGGCCACCGCAGACCTCGTCTGCGCCTTCAAGCCCCAGATCGCCTATTTCGCCGCGATGCGGGCGCTGCCGGAGCTCGAGGAGCTGATCGCCTACATACATGAACGCCATCCGGGCATCCCCGTCATCCTCGATGCGAAGCGGGGGGACATTGGCTCGACGGCAAAGGCCTACGCGCGGGAGGCCTTCGAGATCTACGGCGCGGACGCCGTCACGGTCTCGCCCTACATGGGCTTCGACACGGTCGAGCCCTATCTGGAATACGAGGACCGCGGGGTGATCCTGCTTTGCCGGACTTCCAATCCCGGCGGGCGCGACATTGAAATGCTGCAGGCCGGCGGGCGCCGCGTCTTCGAGCACGTCGCCGCGATGGCCGCCCAGGCCTGGAAGGACCACGACCAGCTCGGTCTCGTGGTCGGCGCGACCTTTCCCGAAGAGATGGCCGGAGTCCGCGCGATTGCGCCGGGCATGCCCTTCCTCGTGCCCGGCATCGGGGCCCAGGGGGGAGACATTCTCGCCGCAGTCAGGGCGGGGCTCGACCGAAACGGCCGCGGAATGATCATCAACTCGAGCCGGGCGGTGATTTATGCCGGCAGCGGACCGGATTTCGCCCAGGCGGCCCGCCGCAAGGCGGCGGAAACCCGGGACGCCATCCGCAGGGCCCGGAGCGCGGTGCTCGGGACCCGGAGCTGA
- a CDS encoding hemolysin family protein → MSDFISIVLLCILILLNGFYAMTETALVACRRARLEPLAEDGDKKAADTLRMLDNPTVALSTMQAGITVIGILLGIIGESAVAGPIASVLTYLGLDAAYSRWVSLVIAVALITYFSIIFGELFPKRIGQMAPELIMEKSVGILRAHEIIGAPFIKLLAATTNWLLRHLLGNRAAAPSVTEDEINAVIEQGQQTGVIDQQERDMVINVFRLDDRQVNSLMTPRSEIEWINLEDPQQMNIDKILTSQRSRLVVASGSLDDVKGICSTPKLMKQILQTGRLNFSEALVPANYVPETLTGKELLEQFRRTDAPLSLVVNEYGEIQGIVTPRDVLEAIAGQFKPEKTDDQWAVERPDGSWLLDGIISIPDLKDRLALKDVPEEDDDRYSTLAGMVMLLLGKLPKVGDAIEWEGWRLEVVDMDGRRIDKVLATPLGKGAGQAPAPSA, encoded by the coding sequence ATGTCAGACTTCATCAGCATCGTATTACTGTGCATTCTGATTCTTTTGAACGGCTTTTACGCCATGACGGAAACTGCGCTGGTCGCATGCCGCCGGGCCAGGCTCGAGCCTCTTGCTGAGGACGGCGACAAAAAGGCCGCGGACACGCTCCGGATGCTGGACAACCCCACCGTGGCCCTGTCGACGATGCAGGCCGGCATTACGGTGATCGGCATTCTCCTGGGCATCATCGGCGAGTCCGCCGTGGCAGGCCCCATAGCCTCGGTTCTGACCTATCTGGGGCTGGACGCGGCTTATTCCCGCTGGGTGAGCCTGGTCATAGCGGTGGCCCTCATCACGTATTTTTCCATCATCTTCGGCGAGCTTTTCCCCAAGCGGATCGGGCAGATGGCCCCCGAGCTCATCATGGAGAAGTCGGTCGGCATTCTGCGCGCTCATGAAATCATAGGCGCCCCCTTCATTAAGCTGCTGGCCGCCACCACCAACTGGCTGCTGCGCCATCTGCTTGGCAACCGGGCTGCCGCCCCCTCGGTGACCGAGGACGAGATCAACGCCGTGATCGAGCAGGGCCAGCAGACAGGGGTGATCGACCAGCAGGAGCGCGACATGGTGATCAACGTGTTTCGCCTCGACGACAGGCAGGTGAACTCGCTCATGACCCCCCGCAGCGAAATCGAGTGGATTAATCTCGAAGATCCCCAGCAGATGAACATCGACAAAATTCTGACCTCCCAGCGCTCGAGGCTGGTGGTGGCCAGCGGGTCACTTGACGACGTGAAGGGCATCTGCTCGACTCCGAAGCTGATGAAGCAGATTCTGCAGACGGGCAGGCTCAATTTCAGCGAGGCGCTGGTCCCGGCCAACTACGTGCCGGAGACGCTGACCGGCAAGGAGCTGCTCGAGCAGTTCCGCAGGACGGATGCGCCGCTCTCCCTCGTGGTGAACGAATACGGCGAGATCCAGGGCATCGTGACGCCCCGCGATGTTCTGGAGGCGATAGCCGGGCAGTTCAAGCCGGAGAAGACGGACGACCAGTGGGCGGTGGAAAGGCCGGACGGGTCGTGGCTGCTCGACGGGATCATTTCCATCCCGGACCTGAAGGACCGGCTCGCTCTGAAGGACGTGCCCGAGGAGGACGACGACCGCTACAGCACGCTCGCCGGCATGGTGATGCTGCTTCTGGGAAAGCTGCCGAAGGTGGGCGACGCCATCGAGTGGGAGGGATGGCGTCTTGAGGTCGTGGATATGGACGGCCGAAGGATCGACAAAGTGCTCGCCACGCCGCTGGGCAAGGGGGCCGGGCAGGCTCCCGCGCCCTCGGCCTGA
- a CDS encoding CinA family protein, translated as MNQKIYGLAQELGRAARAAGVKIATAESCTAGGIAYAITEVAGSSEWLDRGYVTYSVRAKHEMLGVEPELVQREGVVSEAVAAAMARGAVAKSGADCSAAVTGIAGPGGAEPGRPVGTVCFGWGLREQGHIVVRTETRHFDGGRESVRLQTVEAAIAGLIALLKGRGER; from the coding sequence ATGAATCAGAAAATTTACGGCCTCGCGCAGGAACTGGGCCGGGCCGCCAGGGCCGCCGGGGTCAAGATCGCGACGGCAGAGTCCTGCACGGCGGGCGGCATTGCTTACGCCATCACCGAGGTGGCCGGATCGAGCGAGTGGCTGGACCGCGGGTATGTGACGTACTCTGTGCGCGCCAAGCACGAGATGCTGGGCGTAGAGCCGGAGCTTGTGCAGCGCGAAGGCGTGGTCTCCGAGGCGGTGGCCGCGGCGATGGCCCGCGGAGCCGTGGCAAAAAGCGGAGCGGACTGCTCCGCCGCGGTCACCGGCATCGCCGGCCCGGGAGGAGCCGAGCCCGGCAGGCCCGTTGGAACCGTATGCTTCGGATGGGGCCTTCGCGAGCAGGGGCACATCGTCGTTCGGACCGAGACCCGTCATTTTGACGGGGGGCGCGAGTCGGTGCGGCTGCAGACCGTTGAGGCGGCCATCGCAGGACTGATCGCACTCCTGAAGGGCCGCGGGGAACGTTGA
- a CDS encoding phosphatidylglycerophosphatase A family protein, translated as MRNPPRIFRKYSDSNPAYRVRPGLRFCFSSPAHAIALFFGAGVMRPGPGTWGSLAAALSFFCFEGLLSGAGLLLPGAAAFFCGVWAAGRTGEDLGVQDAGAIVIDEVAAVWLLLAVLPAGIFWTLAGFLAFRVFDIVKLPPASGIDRRMHSGLGVMLDDVFAALWALAALQALSWLGWGEFCLRWTASG; from the coding sequence ATGAGAAACCCTCCGCGCATTTTTAGGAAATATTCGGACTCGAACCCGGCTTACCGGGTTCGTCCGGGCCTGCGGTTCTGCTTTTCTTCGCCTGCGCACGCCATTGCGCTTTTTTTCGGCGCGGGCGTCATGAGGCCCGGTCCCGGCACCTGGGGATCCCTCGCTGCGGCCCTGAGCTTCTTTTGCTTTGAAGGCCTGCTGTCAGGGGCGGGGCTCCTGCTGCCTGGCGCGGCGGCTTTTTTCTGCGGCGTGTGGGCGGCCGGCCGCACCGGCGAGGATCTCGGCGTTCAGGATGCGGGGGCCATCGTGATCGATGAGGTTGCCGCAGTGTGGCTGCTGCTCGCAGTCCTGCCGGCGGGAATTTTCTGGACGCTGGCCGGTTTCCTTGCCTTTCGCGTTTTTGACATTGTGAAGCTCCCCCCGGCCTCCGGCATTGACCGTCGCATGCATTCCGGGCTTGGCGTCATGCTGGACGACGTTTTCGCCGCCCTGTGGGCGCTGGCCGCCCTGCAGGCCTTGTCCTGGCTGGGCTGGGGAGAATTCTGCCTGAGATGGACGGCTTCGGGTTAA
- the thiL gene encoding thiamine-phosphate kinase: MPSPDGEFSIIDRFFSQGSANGPWFCKGVGDDCAIIDLGTSRIAVTMDMLAVGTHFLPDADPRDIGYKTLAVNLSDLAAAGAVPRAFFLSIGLPDKDEKWLEAFSSGLRELSEASGCALLGGDTVRTPLQNPSATAHSPAVFSVTALGELPPGMGLTRGGARPGDDIWVSGTLGDAYAALKYRWGHWAAAPAAFKLMRRRMERPEPRNALGRLLLPIATAAIDVSDGFEQDLSHILERSHVKAEIEWDSLPRSEALQSLPLEQQQEAALSGGDDYELVFTAPADRRREIFEAGIRSDTLVTRVGRILAESQQGDGALTVYDGHRRAVVLKSAGFDHFA, translated from the coding sequence ATGCCATCGCCTGATGGAGAGTTTTCCATCATTGACCGTTTTTTCTCCCAGGGAAGCGCGAACGGCCCCTGGTTCTGCAAGGGCGTGGGGGATGACTGCGCCATCATCGACCTGGGCACGAGCCGGATCGCCGTCACGATGGACATGCTTGCGGTGGGAACCCATTTCCTGCCGGATGCGGATCCCAGGGACATAGGCTATAAGACGCTTGCCGTCAACCTGTCGGACCTTGCAGCCGCAGGCGCCGTGCCCAGAGCTTTTTTCCTGTCCATCGGGCTGCCGGACAAAGACGAGAAATGGCTCGAGGCTTTTTCCTCCGGTCTGAGGGAGCTGTCCGAGGCGAGCGGCTGCGCCCTGCTGGGCGGGGACACCGTGCGCACTCCGCTGCAAAACCCCTCCGCCACCGCGCATTCACCGGCCGTTTTTTCCGTGACCGCCCTTGGGGAGCTGCCCCCGGGCATGGGACTGACGCGGGGCGGGGCAAGGCCGGGCGACGACATCTGGGTCTCCGGCACTTTGGGAGACGCCTATGCGGCTCTTAAATACCGCTGGGGCCACTGGGCTGCGGCACCCGCAGCCTTCAAGCTTATGCGCCGGAGGATGGAGCGGCCCGAGCCCCGCAATGCGCTGGGCAGGCTGCTGCTGCCGATAGCGACTGCGGCGATCGACGTTTCAGACGGCTTCGAGCAGGACCTTTCCCATATTCTCGAGCGCTCGCACGTGAAGGCTGAAATCGAGTGGGACAGCCTGCCCCGCTCGGAAGCCCTCCAGTCGCTGCCGCTCGAGCAGCAGCAGGAGGCGGCTCTGTCCGGAGGGGATGACTACGAGCTGGTGTTCACGGCTCCTGCGGACCGGCGCCGCGAAATCTTCGAGGCAGGCATCCGCTCCGACACCCTGGTCACCCGGGTCGGCAGGATCCTTGCCGAGTCTCAGCAGGGCGACGGCGCTTTGACCGTCTATGACGGCCACCGGCGGGCCGTCGTGTTGAAAAGCGCGGGATTTGACCACTTTGCCTGA
- the nusB gene encoding transcription antitermination factor NusB, which produces MEKNKQAPAGQGGMRARSFARRFALLGLYEWIVNPLSSPEAVALVVPSLINQEDTESGDLTPEEFDACDQELFRSLLKDAISDREGLEKIISRHISRPLKQVSTVEHAILLLGTAELAHHPETAYMVVINEMVELAKQFGSAEGGYKFVNGVLDKVAREIRPDETARGRDGRRPES; this is translated from the coding sequence ATGGAAAAGAATAAACAGGCCCCTGCGGGCCAGGGCGGCATGCGGGCGAGAAGCTTCGCCAGGCGCTTCGCCCTGCTCGGTCTCTATGAATGGATCGTGAACCCGCTGAGTTCTCCGGAAGCGGTTGCGCTGGTCGTGCCGTCACTCATCAACCAGGAAGACACGGAAAGCGGCGACCTCACCCCCGAGGAATTCGACGCCTGCGATCAGGAGCTTTTCCGTTCGCTGCTGAAGGATGCGATTTCGGACCGCGAGGGGCTTGAGAAGATTATTTCCCGCCACATCAGCCGGCCCCTCAAGCAGGTGAGCACCGTGGAGCACGCCATTCTCCTGCTGGGGACGGCGGAGCTCGCCCACCATCCGGAAACCGCCTATATGGTCGTTATTAATGAAATGGTCGAACTCGCCAAGCAGTTCGGCTCAGCCGAGGGCGGCTATAAGTTCGTCAACGGCGTGCTTGACAAAGTGGCGCGGGAGATTCGTCCGGACGAGACGGCCCGCGGCCGCGATGGCCGCAGGCCGGAATCCTGA
- the ribH gene encoding 6,7-dimethyl-8-ribityllumazine synthase, with protein sequence MAVDEIAQNLDGTGLRIGIVIARFNEYAGREEYGYCLEELKRLGVAEEDITVCHVPGALEVPFALQKLAMTEEYDALIAFGAVIRGETYHFELVSNESAAGISRVALDWDIPIANGILTTEDDEQCQDRIESKAKACAQVAVEMANLAAEFPEVTEGDEAKTEAAPEE encoded by the coding sequence ATGGCAGTCGATGAAATTGCCCAGAATCTGGATGGAACGGGTCTGCGCATCGGCATTGTGATCGCCCGCTTCAATGAGTATGCGGGCCGGGAGGAGTACGGCTACTGCCTCGAGGAGCTCAAGCGGCTGGGCGTGGCTGAGGAAGACATCACGGTCTGCCACGTGCCGGGCGCCCTGGAGGTTCCGTTTGCGCTGCAGAAGCTTGCGATGACCGAAGAGTATGACGCACTCATTGCCTTCGGCGCGGTCATCCGCGGAGAGACCTATCATTTTGAGCTTGTCTCCAACGAATCGGCGGCGGGCATTTCGCGGGTGGCCCTCGACTGGGATATCCCGATAGCGAACGGCATCCTCACCACCGAGGATGACGAGCAGTGCCAGGACCGCATCGAGAGCAAGGCCAAGGCCTGCGCGCAGGTTGCGGTTGAGATGGCGAATCTGGCGGCAGAGTTCCCCGAGGTTACGGAAGGGGATGAAGCCAAGACTGAAGCCGCCCCGGAAGAGTGA
- a CDS encoding riboflavin synthase: MFTGIIQAVGMVREPEKLGDGLRLTIDAPKLGLDQVQVGESIAVNGACMTVVEKGGDWFKIDVSAESLSKTTGLDTFGPVNLEKAMRLGDRVDGHLVTGHVDGIGEVISMDRVAESYRLVILAPKKMAPCIAYKGSIAVNGVSLTVNTVEDTAVGPRFSINLIPHTMEVTTLKLLKPQSMVNLEVDVIARYVQRGLELRDGDELL, translated from the coding sequence ATGTTTACAGGAATTATTCAGGCAGTTGGCATGGTGCGCGAGCCCGAGAAGCTGGGTGACGGGCTGAGGCTGACCATCGATGCGCCGAAGCTCGGCCTGGATCAGGTTCAGGTTGGAGAGTCCATCGCGGTGAACGGCGCCTGCATGACTGTCGTTGAAAAAGGCGGGGACTGGTTCAAGATCGACGTGTCTGCGGAATCGCTCTCCAAGACGACGGGGCTGGATACCTTCGGGCCGGTTAACCTCGAAAAGGCCATGCGTCTGGGCGACCGCGTCGACGGACACCTGGTGACCGGTCACGTGGACGGGATCGGAGAGGTCATTTCCATGGACAGGGTGGCCGAGAGCTACCGGCTGGTCATTCTCGCTCCGAAGAAAATGGCACCCTGCATCGCCTACAAGGGATCCATCGCGGTCAACGGCGTTTCGCTCACGGTCAATACCGTGGAGGACACAGCGGTGGGGCCGCGCTTTTCAATCAATCTCATCCCCCACACGATGGAGGTGACGACGCTGAAGCTGCTCAAGCCCCAGAGCATGGTGAACCTTGAGGTGGATGTCATCGCCCGGTACGTTCAGCGCGGCCTCGAGCTGCGCGACGGGGACGAGCTGCTCTGA
- the ribD gene encoding bifunctional diaminohydroxyphosphoribosylaminopyrimidine deaminase/5-amino-6-(5-phosphoribosylamino)uracil reductase RibD: MAEESDLRFMRMALELSARGRAIAPPNPSVGCVIVKNGVVIGRGYTQKAGGHHAEIEALQDAAGRGADVAGATVYVTLEPCSHYGRTPPCAKALIDHRVGRVVAAMTDPNPLVAGKGLAMLEAAGIPTERNVLQKEAWESNRGFFTRMTRGTPWVKLKAGASIDGRTALENGQSQWITGEASRADVQRLRSESGAVLTGIGTVLADDCRLTVRPAGRDPASVRQPLRVVADSQLRMPEAARVIGEGGCLVACASAGGIRAAALRARGAEVVSLPGADGRVDLRKLLAELGRREVNDLLVEAGSVLNAALLRAGLVDEIVLYVSPMLIGRGRGLWDLGPYQSLSQAEKWSYHSVARLGEDLRIDLRKN, encoded by the coding sequence ATGGCAGAAGAATCGGATCTGCGCTTCATGCGCATGGCGCTGGAGCTTTCGGCGCGGGGACGCGCGATCGCGCCTCCCAACCCGTCCGTGGGATGCGTGATTGTCAAGAACGGCGTCGTAATCGGCAGAGGCTATACCCAGAAGGCCGGAGGCCATCACGCCGAAATCGAGGCCCTTCAGGATGCGGCAGGCCGCGGCGCGGATGTAGCCGGCGCCACGGTGTACGTCACGCTCGAGCCCTGTTCGCACTACGGCCGCACGCCCCCGTGCGCGAAAGCTCTCATAGATCACCGGGTGGGCCGCGTTGTTGCGGCGATGACCGACCCGAATCCGCTCGTTGCGGGCAAAGGCCTTGCCATGCTCGAAGCCGCAGGCATTCCGACCGAACGCAATGTGCTGCAGAAGGAAGCCTGGGAGAGCAACCGCGGGTTTTTCACGCGCATGACCCGCGGCACGCCCTGGGTGAAGCTGAAGGCCGGGGCTTCCATTGACGGGCGCACGGCGCTTGAAAACGGACAGAGCCAGTGGATTACGGGCGAGGCTTCCAGAGCGGATGTCCAGAGGCTTCGCAGCGAGTCCGGTGCCGTCCTCACGGGTATAGGAACTGTTCTTGCTGATGACTGCCGTCTCACCGTACGGCCGGCGGGCCGGGATCCGGCCAGCGTGCGCCAGCCGCTGCGGGTGGTTGCCGACTCGCAGCTTCGCATGCCGGAGGCGGCCAGAGTGATCGGTGAGGGCGGCTGTCTGGTGGCCTGCGCCTCTGCCGGCGGCATCCGCGCCGCCGCTCTGCGGGCCCGGGGCGCGGAGGTCGTCTCGCTGCCGGGAGCCGACGGGAGAGTGGATCTGCGGAAGCTTTTGGCGGAGCTGGGGCGCCGGGAGGTCAACGATCTTCTCGTGGAGGCGGGCTCCGTGCTCAATGCCGCGCTCCTGCGGGCCGGGCTGGTCGATGAGATCGTCCTTTATGTTTCCCCGATGCTGATCGGGCGCGGGCGCGGCCTGTGGGATCTGGGTCCGTACCAGTCCCTGTCCCAGGCCGAGAAGTGGTCGTATCATTCCGTAGCCCGACTGGGGGAAGATTTACGCATTGATTTGAGGAAAAACTGA
- the nrdR gene encoding transcriptional regulator NrdR produces MRCPFCHSNETQVIDSRSSEEGWAIRRRRKCPNCGKRFTTYERVELALPAIIKKGGARTEFDAKKLRASMMLALRKRPVPLEKIDEAVSSIEQRLMALGEREVKSEKVGLYVLDELRRLDSVAYIRFASVYFNVEKPEAFVELLREATEGKGDKH; encoded by the coding sequence ATGCGTTGTCCCTTTTGCCACAGCAATGAAACCCAGGTGATAGATTCCCGGTCTTCGGAAGAGGGCTGGGCTATCCGCCGCCGCAGGAAGTGCCCGAACTGCGGCAAGCGCTTTACGACTTATGAAAGGGTGGAGCTCGCCTTGCCGGCCATCATCAAAAAGGGCGGCGCGCGTACGGAGTTTGACGCGAAGAAGCTGCGGGCGTCCATGATGCTGGCCCTGCGCAAGCGTCCGGTGCCTCTCGAGAAAATCGATGAGGCGGTCAGCAGCATCGAGCAGCGCCTGATGGCTCTCGGAGAGCGCGAGGTCAAGAGCGAGAAAGTGGGGCTTTACGTGCTCGATGAGCTGCGGCGGCTCGATTCCGTGGCCTACATCCGGTTCGCCTCGGTTTATTTCAATGTAGAGAAGCCCGAGGCTTTTGTGGAGCTGCTCCGAGAAGCAACCGAGGGCAAGGGAGACAAGCACTGA
- the glyA gene encoding serine hydroxymethyltransferase, which produces MYQPTTLAVSDPEVWAAIDAENKRQEDYIELIASENYTSPAVMLAQGSQLTNKYAEGYPGKRYYGGCENVDVVERIAQERARKLFCEPAGVEMAVNVQPHSGAQANMAVLFATLEPGDCFMGMSLDAGGHLSHGMHLNFSGRYFHCVPYGLNEKEDIDYEQVERLAQENKPKLIIAGASAFSLKIDFKRFADIAHKVGALLMVDMAHYAGIIAAGVYPSPFPYADIVTTTTHKTLRGPRGGIIFCRPELEKKINSAVFPGIQGGPLMHVIAAKAVALGEALKPEYRLWGEQVVKNAAAMADELVKKGLRIVSGRTESHVMLVDLRPKHITGKAAQALLEAGHMTANKNAIPHDPEKPFVTSGIRLGTPAMTTRGFKEAEVRKVADLIVTLLDHPEDAAVLEQVKAQVAELTHAFPVYRK; this is translated from the coding sequence ATGTATCAGCCAACAACCCTTGCCGTGAGCGACCCGGAGGTCTGGGCGGCCATCGACGCGGAAAACAAGCGCCAGGAAGACTACATTGAGCTCATCGCGAGCGAAAACTACACTTCTCCTGCAGTCATGCTTGCGCAGGGCTCTCAGCTCACGAACAAATACGCCGAAGGCTATCCCGGCAAGCGTTACTACGGCGGCTGTGAAAACGTCGACGTGGTGGAGCGCATCGCTCAGGAGCGCGCCCGCAAGCTCTTTTGCGAGCCGGCCGGGGTCGAGATGGCGGTGAACGTGCAGCCGCACTCCGGCGCACAGGCCAATATGGCGGTTCTTTTCGCCACGCTCGAGCCGGGCGACTGCTTCATGGGGATGTCGCTGGATGCCGGCGGGCATCTCTCGCACGGCATGCACCTTAATTTCTCCGGCCGGTATTTCCATTGCGTTCCCTACGGGCTGAATGAGAAAGAGGACATCGATTACGAGCAGGTGGAGCGCCTCGCTCAGGAGAACAAGCCCAAGCTCATTATCGCCGGGGCTTCGGCTTTCTCCCTGAAGATCGATTTCAAGCGCTTCGCCGACATCGCCCACAAGGTTGGAGCCCTGCTCATGGTCGACATGGCCCATTACGCGGGCATTATCGCCGCAGGGGTTTATCCGAGCCCCTTCCCGTATGCTGATATTGTCACGACGACCACGCACAAGACGCTGCGCGGGCCCCGCGGCGGCATTATTTTCTGCCGTCCGGAGCTGGAAAAGAAGATTAATTCGGCCGTGTTCCCCGGCATCCAGGGCGGTCCCCTGATGCATGTGATCGCGGCGAAGGCTGTGGCCCTTGGAGAGGCGCTGAAGCCTGAATACCGCCTCTGGGGCGAACAGGTCGTGAAGAACGCCGCGGCGATGGCCGACGAGCTGGTGAAGAAGGGACTGCGCATTGTGTCCGGACGGACGGAAAGCCACGTGATGCTGGTGGACCTCCGCCCGAAGCACATTACGGGGAAGGCCGCCCAGGCTCTGCTGGAGGCCGGGCACATGACCGCCAACAAGAACGCCATTCCCCATGACCCGGAAAAGCCGTTCGTTACCTCCGGCATCCGCCTCGGAACTCCTGCCATGACGACCCGCGGCTTCAAGGAGGCCGAAGTCCGCAAGGTGGCTGACCTGATCGTCACCCTGCTGGACCACCCAGAAGACGCGGCCGTGCTCGAGCAGGTGAAGGCTCAGGTGGCGGAACTGACGCACGCCTTCCCTGTTTATAGGAAATAA
- the dtd gene encoding D-aminoacyl-tRNA deacylase, with product MLALLQRVNRAAVRVQGSVTGSCRCGLLVFFCAERGDTPELAAKLARKTARLRIFADDAGKMNRSLLDVGGEALVVSQFTLAADTSSGNRPSFAPAADPEDGRRLYELYVKALSREGIPSVQTGRFGAHMEVELLNDGPVTLMLQAKA from the coding sequence ATGCTGGCTTTGCTGCAGCGGGTGAATCGCGCCGCCGTGCGGGTGCAGGGCTCGGTGACGGGCAGCTGCAGGTGCGGCCTGCTGGTTTTTTTCTGCGCTGAGCGCGGTGATACTCCGGAGCTCGCTGCAAAGCTGGCACGAAAGACCGCCAGGCTGCGGATCTTTGCAGACGACGCCGGCAAAATGAACCGCAGCCTGCTCGATGTGGGCGGCGAGGCTCTGGTCGTTTCCCAATTCACCCTGGCAGCGGACACCAGCTCGGGGAATCGTCCGAGCTTTGCGCCTGCTGCCGACCCTGAGGACGGGCGGCGGCTGTACGAGCTGTATGTCAAGGCGCTATCCCGCGAGGGCATTCCGTCAGTTCAGACAGGCCGGTTCGGGGCTCATATGGAGGTCGAGCTTTTGAATGACGGCCCGGTCACCCTGATGCTTCAGGCGAAGGCTTAG